The Solea senegalensis isolate Sse05_10M linkage group LG9, IFAPA_SoseM_1, whole genome shotgun sequence genome has a segment encoding these proteins:
- the LOC122774574 gene encoding trypsin-3, with the protein MKAFILLALFAVAYAAPIDDEDDKIVGGYECRKNSVAYQVSLNSGYHFCGGSLISSTWVVSAAHCYKSRIQVRLGEHNIAVNEGTEQFINSAKVIRHPRYSSRNLDNDIMLIKLSKPATLNSYVRTVSLPSSCAGSGTRCLISGWGNTSGSGSNYPDRLRCLDAPILSESSCRNSYPGQITSNMFCAGFLEGGKDSCQGDSGGPVVCNGQLQGVVSWGYGCAQRNKPGVYAKVCNYNSWIRSTMSSN; encoded by the exons ATGAAGGCTTTCATTCTTCTCGCTCTGTTCGCAGTGGCAT ACGCTGCTCCCATTGACGATGAGGACGACAAGATTGTTGGAGGCTACGAGTGCAGAAAGAACTCTGTGGCCTACCAGGTCTCTCTGAACTCTGGATACCACTTCTGTGGAGGTTCCCTGATCTCCAGCACCTGGGTGgtgtctgctgctcactgctacAAGTC cCGCATCCAGGTGCGTCTTGGTGAGCACAACATTGCTGTCAACGAGGGCACAGAGCAGTTCATCAACTCTGCTAAGGTCATCCGTCATCCCAGGTACAGCAGCCGCAACCTGGACAACGACATCATGCTGATCAAGCTGAGCAAGCCTGCCACCCTGAACAGCTACGTCCGCACCGTGTCCCTGCCCTCCAGCTGTGCCGGCTCTGGTACCCGCTGTCTGATCTCTGGATGGGGCAACACCAGCGGCTCTGGAA GCAACTATCCTGATCGCCTGAGGTGCCTGGATGCCCCCATCCTGAGCGAGAGCAGCTGCAGGAACTCctaccctggacagatcacctcCAACATGTTCTGTGCTGGATTCCTCGAGGGAGGCAAAGACTCCTGCCAG GGTGACTCTGGTGGCCCCGTGGTTTGCAATGGTCAGCTGCAGGGTGTGGTGTCCTGGGGCTATGGCTGCGCTCAGAGGAACAAGCCTGGAGTCTACGCCAAGGTCTGCAACTACAACTCCTGGATCCGCAGCACCATGTCCTCCAACTAA
- the LOC122774575 gene encoding trypsin-3-like: MKAFILLALFAVAYAAPIDDEDDKIVGGYECRKNSVAYQVSLNSGYHFCGGSLISSTWVVSAAHCYKSRIQVRLGEHNIAVNEGTEQFINSAKVIRHPRYSSRNLDNDIMLIKLSKPATLNSYVRTVSLPSSCAGSGTRCLISGWGNTSGSGSNYPDRLMCLDAPILSESSCRNSYPGQITSNMFCAGFLEGGKDSCQGDSGGPVVCNGQLQGVVSWGYGCAQRNKPGVYAKVCNYNSWIRSTMSSN; the protein is encoded by the exons ATGAAGGCTTTCATTCTTCTCGCTCTGTTCGCAGTGGCAT ACGCTGCTCCCATTGATGATGAGGACGACAAGATTGTTGGAGGCTACGAGTGCAGAAAGAACTCTGTGGCCTACCAGGTCTCTCTGAACTCTGGCTACCACTTCTGTGGAGGTTCCCTGATCTCCAGCACCTGGGTGgtgtctgctgctcactgctacAAGTC CCGCATCCAGGTGCGTCTTGGTGAGCACAACATTGCTGTCAACGAGGGCACAGAGCAGTTCATCAACTCTGCTAAGGTCATCCGTCATCCCAGGTACAGCAGCCGCAACCTGGACAACGACATCATGCTGATCAAGCTGAGTAAGCCCGCCACCCTGAACAGCTACGTCCGCACCGTGTCCCTGCCCTCCAGCTGTGCCGGCTCTGGTACCCGCTGTCTGATCTCTGGATGGGGCAACACCAGCGGCTCTGGAA GCAACTATCCTGATCGCCTGATGTGCCTGGATGCCCCCATCCTGAGCGAGAGCAGCTGCAGGAACTCctaccctggacagatcacctcCAACATGTTCTGTGCTGGATTCCTCGAGGGAGGCAAAGACTCCTGCCAG GGTGACTCTGGTGGCCCCGTGGTTTGCAATGGTCAGCTGCAGGGTGTGGTGTCCTGGGGCTATGGCTGCGCTCAGAGGAACAAGCCTGGAGTCTACGCCAAGGTCTGCAACTACAACTCCTGGATCCGCAGCACCATGTCCTCCAACTAA